One genomic window of Arachis hypogaea cultivar Tifrunner chromosome 8, arahy.Tifrunner.gnm2.J5K5, whole genome shotgun sequence includes the following:
- the LOC112708136 gene encoding uncharacterized protein produces MGEKENKLEKTRVAEKEQPIEPKKAETIVVEDKGVEKLMEEPKSEAAVLPEIVLRVFMHCEGCARKVRRSLKDFPGVKTVITDTKSQKAVVKGEITDPLKIVERVQKKSHKKVELLSPIPKQSSSGDEKKSPIEEEKTKQKKQEIITVVLKVHMHCQACSQEIKRRILKMKGVESAEANLKNSLVSVKGAIDASKLVDYVYKRTARYAVIIKVEPQKTSKIQEEKPTNSEEERAKLKEEEKSQQEQVDSTENNKKEEEKKNKKEEKVAEEQIKQEEKEKEDNNNNNNNNNSSKEKEISLTKNEYYYYPPRHEMELYAYAYNYNLPPPPPISLLNNAHPLYYQNYPPQMFSDENPDTCNVM; encoded by the exons ATGGGAGAG aaagaaaataaattagagaaaacaagAGTAGCGGAAAAAGAGCAGCCAATAGAACCAAAAAAGGCAGAAACAATTGTAGTAGAAGATAAAGGAGTAGAAAAATTGATGGAAGAACCAAAATCCGAAGCCGCAGTTCTACCTGAAATTGTGCTAAGAGTGTTCATGCATTGTGAAGGTTGTGCCCGCAAGGTTCGTCGTTCACTGAAGGACTTTCCAG GGGTAAAAACAGTGATAACAGATACTAAGTCTCAGAAAGCAGTGGTGAAGGGAGAAATCACAGATCCACTTAAGATTGTGGAAAGAGTGCAGAAAAAGAGTCATAAGAAGGTGGAACTTCTATCTCCAATTCCAAAACAGTCTTCATCAGGGGATGAGAAAAAATCAccaatagaagaagagaagactAAGCAAAAGAAACAAGAG ATTATAACTGTTGTTCTGAAAGTTCACATGCACTGCCAAGCTTGTTCACAAGAAATCAAGCGACGAATACTCAAAATGAAGG GAGTGGAATCAGCTGAAGCAAATCTAAAGAATTCATTAGTTAGTGTAAAAGGCGCCATTGACGCTTCGAAGCTTGTTGACTACGTGTACAAGAGAACAGCAAGATATGCAGTAATAATAAAGGTAGAACCACAGAAAACATCAAAGATTCAAGAAGAGAAACCAACAAATTCAGAAGAAGAAAGAGCAAAattaaaggaagaagaaaagtcacaacaagAACAAGTTGATAGCACTGAAAataacaagaaagaagaagaaaagaagaataaaaaagaagagaaagtagCTGAAGAACAAATAAaacaagaagagaaagaaaaagaggataataataataataataataataataatagtagcaAAGAAAAAGAGATTAGTTTGACTAAAAATGAATATTACTATTACCCACCAAGACATGAAATGGAGTTGTATGCATATGCCTACAATTATAATCTTCCACCACCTCCACCTATTTCTCTTCTTAATAATGCACACCCTCTTTATTATCAAAACTATCCTCCTCAGATGTTTAGTGATGAAAATCCAGATACATGTAATGTTATGTAA
- the LOC112705488 gene encoding protein MAIN-LIKE 1-like translates to MSNSNLVDSNYKGFGYKEFEPSSFESLCHSHTPPNPRENDQHSGRVRQGRLIQGMGDDPGRLYRLDGVAHIAGMINDEPRRCISSVRRQQGMRLDERYVPYLQMAGLYHLARLNDRWFRLDEPLVSAFVERWRPETHTFHMPFGECTITLQDVAYQLGLPVDGHYVSGCLTDFHLYIEGGRPAWQWFHELLGVLPPENQVQKFAVNCTWFQETFGECPDGADEETVRRFARAYIMMLLGTQLFADKSGNHIHIRWLPYVARLEEMGGYSWGSAALAWLYRCMCRVTNRHVVKLAGPLQLLQSWIFWRFPSFRPTGYDEISWPLSSRWSGYNPGISNKGPRVHMARLKIDLLQPRDFIWMPYSALDVIQVVHPEVLEPRHTMLWRCVTSLIYFAVVEWHQERAEHILQFDIVPDPGPSHDFLTWWH, encoded by the exons atgagtaattcgaatctagttgattcgaattacaaggGTTTCGGCtataaggagttcgaaccaaGTTCATTCGAATCACTTTGTCATTctcataccccaccaaatcccagagaaaacgaccaaCATTCGGGCCGAGTAAGACAAGGGAGGCTTATTCAGgggatgggggacgatccggggaggctttatcgtttggatggagttgCTCATATCGCCGGAatgatcaacgacgag CCTCGTCGTTGCATATCCAGCGTTAGGCGGCAGCAGGGGATGCGTCTTGATGAGaggtacgttccgtacttgcagatggccggattGTACCATCTTGCGAGACTAAACGACAGATGGTTCCGACTAGACGAGCCCCTAGTCAGCGCATTCGTCGAGAGGTGGCGGCctgagacgcacaccttccaCATGCCGTTTGGGGAGTGCACTATCACGCTTCAGGACGTTGCATACCAGCTGGGGTTGCCAGTGGACGGACATTACGTCAGTGGTTGCTTGACGGACTTCCACCTGTACATTGAGGGTGGGAGGCCAGCTTGGCAGTGGTTCCATGAGTTGCTCGGGGTTTTACCTCCCGAGAACCAGGTTCAGAAATTCGCAGTCAACTGCACCTGGTTCCAGGAGACATTTGGAGAGTGTCCCGACGGGGCTGATGAGGAGACAGTTAGGCGCTTTGCCcgtgcctatatcatgatgttaTTGGGCACGCAGCTAtttgccgacaagtccggcaaTCATATACACATCAGATGGCTACCGTATGTTGCTcggcttgaggagatgggtggCTACAGTTGGGGGTCGGCGGCACTagcatggttgtaccggtgcatgtgccgagtcACCAACAGACACGTCGTGAAGTTAGCTGGGCCTTTACAGTTACTACAGTCTTGGATCTTCTGGAGATTTCCTTCATTTAGGCCTACTGGGTATGATGAGATTAGCTGGCCCCTTTCCTCGAG ATGGTCTGGTTACAATCCTGGGATTAGCAACAAGGGACCTCGGGTACATATGGCTCGCCTGAAGATCGACTTGTTACAGCCTCGGGAT TTCATATGGATGCCGTATAGCGCACTCGACGTGATCCAGGTTGTCCATCCGGAGGTCTTGGAGCCGCGGCATACGATGTTATGGCGGTGTGTGACGTCGTTGATTTATTTTGCTGTGGTAGAGTGGCATCAG GAGCGTGCGGAGCACATTTTACAGTTCGACATCGTGCCAGACCCCGGTCCTTCTCATGATTTCTTGACATGGTGGCATTAG